From Blattabacterium cuenoti, the proteins below share one genomic window:
- the proS gene encoding proline--tRNA ligase: MYHNQLTKRNEDYSKWYNEIIMRSGLAEHSGVRGFMIIKPYGFSIWEKIKKILDKMFKKTGHENVYFPLLIPKSSFSKQKEHISNFSKGCAVVTHYKLKKDKYKKELSVDPTSKLQEELIIRPTSESIIWKTYKKWIHSYRDLPLLFNQWGNAIRWEMRTRLFLRTSEFLWQEGHTAHSNKKEAIEETKKILDIYTKFSEKFMAIPVIQGIKPYMDKFSGSEKTFCIEALMQDGKSLQIGTSHFLGQNFSKAFDVKFTNEKGIEEYVWSTSWGVSTRLIGGLIMLHSDDNGLIIPPMISPIQIVIIPIYKTKQELNHIHEIAENIKKNLENKKISVKYDKREIFTPGWKFHEYEMKGIPIRISIGPNEMKKNKVEIFRRDTSEKVWISYNEIIPFSKNLLEKIQKNIYQKALNRTKKLTIISDCYDDFKKIIKEKGGFILAHWDGTHHTVKKIQEETDATIRCIPIDHKKEIGKCIYSGNPSFRRVIFAKSY; this comes from the coding sequence ATGTATCATAACCAATTAACTAAACGTAATGAAGATTATTCAAAGTGGTATAATGAGATTATCATGAGATCCGGTTTAGCTGAACATTCAGGAGTTCGTGGTTTTATGATTATAAAACCATATGGTTTCTCTATATGGGAAAAAATCAAAAAAATATTAGATAAAATGTTCAAAAAAACGGGACATGAAAATGTTTATTTTCCTTTGCTTATTCCAAAATCTTCTTTTTCAAAACAAAAAGAACATATCTCTAATTTTTCTAAAGGTTGCGCAGTAGTAACCCATTATAAATTGAAAAAAGATAAATATAAAAAAGAATTATCGGTAGACCCAACATCTAAACTCCAAGAAGAATTAATAATTAGACCTACTTCAGAAAGTATCATATGGAAAACATACAAAAAATGGATTCATTCGTACAGAGATCTTCCCCTACTTTTCAATCAATGGGGAAACGCTATTAGATGGGAAATGAGAACCCGTTTGTTTTTAAGAACATCTGAATTTTTATGGCAAGAAGGTCACACAGCTCATTCTAATAAAAAAGAAGCAATAGAAGAAACTAAAAAAATATTAGATATTTATACGAAATTTTCTGAAAAATTCATGGCTATTCCAGTCATACAAGGCATAAAACCTTATATGGATAAATTTTCTGGATCTGAAAAAACATTTTGTATTGAAGCTCTAATGCAAGACGGAAAATCTTTACAAATTGGTACTTCACATTTTCTTGGACAAAATTTTTCGAAAGCTTTTGATGTAAAATTTACAAATGAAAAAGGAATAGAGGAATACGTATGGTCTACATCTTGGGGGGTTTCTACTAGATTGATAGGAGGATTGATAATGCTACATTCAGATGATAACGGTTTAATTATACCTCCAATGATATCCCCTATACAGATAGTTATTATACCAATTTATAAAACAAAACAAGAATTAAATCATATCCATGAAATAGCTGAAAATATTAAAAAAAACCTGGAAAATAAAAAAATAAGTGTTAAATACGATAAAAGAGAAATTTTTACTCCTGGATGGAAATTTCATGAATATGAAATGAAAGGAATTCCCATTAGGATTAGCATAGGACCGAATGAAATGAAAAAAAATAAGGTAGAGATATTCAGAAGAGATACTTCTGAAAAAGTATGGATTTCTTATAATGAAATAATTCCTTTTTCAAAAAATCTTCTTGAAAAAATACAAAAAAATATCTATCAAAAAGCTTTAAATAGAACAAAAAAATTAACGATTATATCCGATTGTTATGATGATTTTAAGAAAATTATAAAAGAAAAAGGGGGTTTTATTCTAGCTCATTGGGATGGAACACATCATACGGTAAAAAAAATACAGGAAGAAACAGATGCTACAATACGTTGTATACCGATTGATCATAAAAAAGAAATTGGAAAATGTATTTATTCTGGAAATCCATCTTTTCGAAGAGTTATTTTCGCTAAATCTTATTAA
- the rnpA gene encoding ribonuclease P protein component yields the protein MGFPSKKSNIIFNTIKNGKLFVFFPISIFFFLYPNEKKDKKWTNFIGILIKKKFKKAVDRNRIKRLLKASFFLNKDLLKKYKFYYHIVFIYQSPFLPKFKNINSIVKNIFCKIGKKKSKNFSF from the coding sequence ATGGGATTTCCATCAAAAAAAAGTAATATTATTTTTAATACCATTAAAAATGGTAAGTTGTTTGTCTTTTTTCCTATATCCATTTTTTTCTTTTTGTATCCAAATGAAAAAAAAGATAAAAAATGGACGAATTTTATTGGTATTTTAATAAAAAAAAAATTTAAAAAAGCAGTAGATAGAAATAGAATAAAACGTTTGTTAAAAGCTTCTTTCTTTCTAAATAAAGATCTGTTAAAAAAATATAAATTTTATTATCATATCGTATTTATTTATCAAAGTCCTTTTCTACCAAAGTTCAAAAATATTAATTCGATTGTTAAGAATATATTTTGTAAAATAGGGAAAAAAAAAAGTAAAAATTTTTCTTTTTAA
- a CDS encoding lysophospholipid acyltransferase family protein produces MRIIQLSFILLWRIWFFLINLFLVPLLAGASIPFLFKDKYYHIAYWFHRTWAKSNLFLMGFWYVLEKDKEKLDKNKQYIIISNHSSIMDIMLIYSLMRKNPLVFVGKAELAKLPFFGFVYKKSNILINRDNLSSCIRVFKQIQKEVDSGKSVCIFPEGGVPKPSIFLDDFKSGAFSIAILKKIPIVPFTIADIKTKFPSFFILKGRPGKIRIKQHHSISTNNLSLRDKNFLKKKCFNLIKFQLEKFEREKIKN; encoded by the coding sequence ATGAGAATTATTCAATTATCATTTATATTACTATGGCGTATATGGTTTTTTCTGATTAATTTATTCTTAGTTCCATTATTGGCAGGTGCTTCTATTCCATTTCTTTTTAAAGATAAATATTATCATATTGCTTATTGGTTTCATAGAACATGGGCTAAAAGTAATCTTTTTCTCATGGGGTTTTGGTATGTGTTAGAAAAAGATAAAGAAAAATTAGATAAAAATAAACAATATATAATTATTAGTAATCATAGTTCTATTATGGATATCATGTTGATATATTCTTTAATGAGAAAAAACCCTTTAGTATTTGTTGGAAAAGCGGAGTTAGCTAAACTTCCTTTTTTTGGCTTTGTTTATAAAAAAAGCAACATTCTTATAAATAGAGATAATTTATCTAGTTGTATACGAGTATTCAAACAAATACAAAAAGAAGTAGATTCAGGAAAAAGTGTATGTATCTTTCCAGAAGGAGGAGTACCTAAACCTTCTATTTTTTTGGATGATTTTAAAAGCGGAGCATTTTCTATTGCTATTCTGAAAAAAATACCTATTGTTCCATTTACCATAGCAGATATAAAAACGAAATTTCCTAGTTTTTTTATTCTAAAAGGAAGACCAGGAAAAATACGAATTAAGCAACATCACTCTATTTCAACAAATAATTTATCCTTAAGAGATAAGAATTTTTTGAAAAAAAAATGTTTCAATTTAATTAAATTTCAATTAGAAAAATTTGAACGTGAAAAAATAAAGAATTAA
- the accB gene encoding acetyl-CoA carboxylase biotin carboxyl carrier protein, with product MDFKEIKSLIQLISKSDIREIIIKIGDTKIHIKNNNELLNSVLSKKRKVDTPISDLTDKVYQSKLEKNDQNNQFITIRSPMIGTFYRKPNPEKDPFVKVGDQINIGTKICVIEAMKLFNDIESEVCGKLVKVFVEDSTPVDYDQPLFLLSREIDN from the coding sequence ATGGATTTTAAAGAAATTAAATCATTAATTCAATTAATTTCTAAATCTGATATTCGTGAAATAATCATTAAAATAGGAGATACTAAAATTCATATTAAAAATAATAATGAATTATTGAATTCAGTTTTATCTAAAAAAAGAAAAGTAGATACACCTATTTCGGATCTTACTGATAAGGTTTATCAATCAAAATTGGAAAAGAATGATCAAAATAATCAATTCATCACTATAAGATCTCCTATGATTGGTACTTTTTACCGTAAACCTAATCCAGAAAAGGATCCATTTGTTAAGGTTGGAGATCAAATAAATATAGGTACAAAAATTTGTGTAATAGAAGCAATGAAACTTTTCAATGATATAGAATCTGAGGTTTGTGGAAAACTTGTTAAAGTGTTTGTAGAGGATTCTACTCCAGTCGATTATGATCAACCCTTGTTCCTTTTATCTAGAGAAATAGATAATTAA
- a CDS encoding DUF4293 family protein: protein MLYRKQSFYVLISIIISYFSLYFYPYSKKNIKNIFDVILLLFIIICLILSITSFLLFKRKKIQLIINRLNILVHFSLFILIVFFSYYQFNKINFLLLRKRNLFLILLSVYLLYLSNKRIRRDIELINSMDRIR, encoded by the coding sequence ATGCTATACCGTAAACAGTCCTTTTATGTATTAATTTCTATAATAATTTCTTATTTTTCTTTATATTTTTATCCATATTCTAAAAAAAATATTAAAAATATTTTTGATGTAATTTTATTATTATTCATAATAATATGTCTAATTTTATCTATTACTAGTTTTCTTTTATTTAAGAGAAAAAAAATCCAATTAATTATTAATAGATTGAACATACTAGTACATTTCAGTCTTTTTATACTAATTGTTTTTTTTTCATATTATCAATTCAATAAAATTAACTTTCTTCTTTTAAGAAAAAGAAACCTTTTTCTTATATTACTATCTGTATATCTATTATACCTTTCCAATAAAAGAATCAGAAGAGATATAGAATTGATTAATTCTATGGATAGAATAAGATAG
- a CDS encoding MarC family protein → MEWLNSLISCFMILFSIIDILGNAPIIMGFKSRGNIIETKKVTVTSLIIFLSFLFLGQPILKIIGVDVNSFSVAGSIVLFLIGLEMILGIDIHQVSKDAQTSIVPIAFPLIAGPGSLTTLISLKTTYDVNIIIISLILNMIVVYFVIDKCDFIANKIGKNGLDILKKIFGIVLLSFAVKIFGANAPQLFQNSKDFWS, encoded by the coding sequence ATGGAATGGTTAAATTCGTTGATAAGTTGTTTTATGATTCTTTTTAGCATTATAGATATCCTAGGGAATGCTCCTATCATTATGGGTTTTAAATCTAGAGGAAATATTATAGAAACAAAGAAAGTTACAGTGACTTCTCTTATTATATTTTTGTCTTTTTTGTTTTTGGGACAACCTATTCTAAAAATTATTGGTGTAGATGTGAATTCTTTTTCTGTGGCAGGATCTATCGTATTGTTTTTAATTGGATTAGAAATGATTTTAGGAATAGATATTCATCAAGTAAGCAAAGATGCTCAAACTTCTATTGTTCCAATTGCTTTTCCACTTATAGCAGGTCCGGGTTCTTTAACTACTTTAATTTCCTTAAAAACTACTTATGACGTAAATATTATTATCATTTCACTCATTCTAAATATGATAGTTGTTTATTTTGTTATAGATAAATGTGATTTTATAGCCAATAAAATTGGTAAAAATGGTTTAGATATCCTAAAAAAAATATTTGGAATTGTTTTACTTTCTTTTGCAGTCAAGATTTTTGGGGCTAATGCTCCTCAATTATTTCAAAACAGTAAAGATTTTTGGAGCTAA
- a CDS encoding dihydroorotate oxidase yields the protein MKEIDISSNIKGIQLSSCIMNASGVLCQTKSELKNLMKSSSGGIVTKSCTIKSRVGNLEPRYFEWKTGSINSMGLPNLGIDFYLNFLEKSNTDKPLFLSISGLSLEENYLILQKSSFSSKLSAIELNLSCPNIGENILCYDFHKISDYLDKIFHIYKKPLGIKLPPFFEDSHFRKMASILNKYPLFFVTCINSLPNGIVIDIHKETVVIKPNQGFGGIGGKMIKPFSLANIRKFYTYLRKDIPIIGCGGISSGKDVFEHILCGASAVQVGTKFMNEGISVFDRLNQEFFNLLKKKKYSSVNDFKGKLKNFNKI from the coding sequence ATGAAAGAAATAGATATATCTTCTAATATTAAAGGAATACAACTATCTTCTTGTATTATGAACGCTTCAGGAGTTCTATGTCAGACAAAAAGTGAATTAAAAAATCTTATGAAAAGTTCTTCTGGTGGTATTGTAACAAAAAGTTGTACGATAAAATCGAGAGTAGGAAATTTAGAGCCACGATATTTTGAATGGAAAACAGGAAGTATTAACTCTATGGGATTACCTAATCTTGGAATAGATTTTTATTTAAATTTTTTGGAAAAATCAAATACAGACAAACCTTTATTTTTGTCTATATCAGGACTTTCTTTAGAAGAAAATTATCTTATTCTCCAAAAATCTAGTTTTTCTTCAAAATTAAGTGCTATTGAATTAAATTTATCTTGTCCAAATATTGGAGAAAATATACTTTGTTACGATTTTCATAAAATTTCTGATTATCTAGATAAGATATTTCATATATATAAAAAACCTTTAGGAATTAAATTACCTCCTTTTTTTGAAGATTCTCATTTTAGAAAGATGGCTAGTATACTAAATAAATATCCTCTTTTTTTTGTTACTTGTATTAACAGTTTACCGAATGGAATAGTCATCGATATTCATAAAGAAACTGTTGTGATTAAACCCAACCAAGGTTTTGGAGGGATAGGAGGAAAAATGATTAAGCCTTTTTCACTTGCTAATATTCGTAAATTTTATACTTACTTGCGTAAAGATATTCCTATAATAGGATGTGGAGGGATTTCTTCTGGTAAAGATGTATTTGAACATATTTTGTGTGGAGCTTCCGCTGTTCAAGTTGGAACAAAATTCATGAATGAAGGAATATCCGTTTTTGATAGACTAAATCAAGAGTTTTTTAATTTATTAAAGAAAAAAAAATACTCTTCTGTCAATGATTTTAAAGGAAAATTAAAAAATTTTAATAAGATTTAG
- a CDS encoding ribonuclease HI yields the protein MRKQIHIYTDGSSKGNPGPGGYAIFIEIVGTTYRRILSEGFRFTTNNRMELLSVIVGLEIIAKKKQNIVVFTDSKYVVNTIQKDWITKWKRNNFHRIKNVDLWIRFLNIFHQHFILFQWIKGHHMNYINDYCDRLSVKASKKKHLKIDSIYEKNNQV from the coding sequence TTGAGAAAACAAATTCATATTTATACAGATGGTTCTTCAAAAGGAAATCCAGGTCCTGGAGGGTATGCTATTTTTATAGAAATAGTAGGGACTACTTATAGAAGAATACTTTCCGAAGGTTTTCGATTTACGACAAATAATCGGATGGAACTATTATCTGTTATTGTTGGATTAGAAATCATTGCAAAAAAGAAACAAAATATTGTTGTATTTACTGATTCTAAATACGTGGTAAATACCATTCAAAAAGATTGGATTACAAAATGGAAAAGAAATAATTTTCACAGAATAAAAAACGTAGATTTATGGATTCGTTTTTTAAATATCTTTCATCAGCATTTTATTTTATTCCAATGGATAAAAGGTCATCACATGAATTATATTAATGACTATTGTGATAGATTATCAGTAAAAGCCTCTAAAAAAAAACATTTAAAAATAGATTCTATTTATGAAAAAAATAATCAGGTATAA
- the fbp gene encoding class 1 fructose-bisphosphatase, protein MYTLGEFIIENRDNFSFSTEALLRLFSSIKLAAKAINKEVNKAGLTEKIGSSGITNIQGENQQKLDDFAHRVFIESFKSRNVVCGIASEESKDFIVIKGDQKKAILNQYIVLIDPLDGSSNIDVNVSIGSIFSVYIRKSSNNLSLGLEDFLQMGNKQIIAGYIIYGSSTILVYTTGNGVHGFTLDPSVGTFYLSHPNIQFPNIEKMYSINDGNYARFPEGIKKFINYCQEEKGDRPYTARYIGSLVGDFHRNVIQGGIYIYPKTALSPEGKLRLLYECNPIAFLTEQAGGKASDGKKRILDIKPYKLHQRTPFICGPIGMVSKLEEFMKK, encoded by the coding sequence ATGTACACTTTAGGAGAATTTATTATAGAAAATAGAGATAATTTTTCTTTTTCTACAGAAGCATTATTACGTTTGTTTAGCTCCATAAAACTGGCAGCTAAAGCAATAAATAAAGAGGTAAATAAAGCTGGATTAACTGAAAAAATCGGAAGTTCTGGAATTACTAATATACAAGGAGAAAATCAACAAAAATTAGATGATTTTGCACATAGGGTTTTTATTGAATCATTTAAAAGTAGAAATGTTGTTTGTGGAATAGCATCGGAAGAAAGCAAAGATTTTATAGTTATCAAAGGAGATCAAAAAAAAGCTATTCTAAATCAATATATTGTTTTAATAGATCCATTAGATGGATCTTCTAATATAGATGTAAATGTCTCTATTGGATCTATTTTTTCTGTTTATATCAGAAAAAGTTCTAATAATTTAAGTTTAGGATTAGAAGATTTTTTACAAATGGGAAATAAACAAATTATTGCTGGATATATTATTTATGGATCGTCTACTATATTGGTTTATACTACAGGTAATGGAGTTCATGGTTTTACTTTGGATCCTTCTGTTGGTACATTTTATTTATCTCATCCTAATATTCAATTTCCAAACATAGAAAAAATGTATTCTATAAATGATGGAAATTATGCAAGATTTCCAGAAGGAATAAAAAAATTTATAAATTATTGCCAAGAAGAAAAAGGAGACCGTCCTTATACAGCACGATATATTGGTTCTCTAGTAGGAGACTTTCATAGAAATGTAATTCAAGGAGGTATTTATATTTATCCTAAAACGGCTCTTTCTCCAGAAGGAAAATTGAGGTTACTTTATGAATGTAATCCTATAGCTTTTTTAACAGAACAAGCGGGAGGAAAGGCTTCTGATGGAAAAAAAAGAATTTTAGATATAAAACCTTATAAATTACATCAAAGAACTCCATTTATTTGTGGCCCCATAGGTATGGTTTCTAAATTAGAAGAATTTATGAAAAAATAA
- the pyrF gene encoding orotidine-5'-phosphate decarboxylase — protein MENKEQFFFQIYHLGIIKFGHFTLKSGIKSPIYIDFRPIASRPDLLIKLSDLLLREIPSHTFELICGVPYAALPIATALSLRSNIPLIIKRKENKGYGTKRMIEGIYQKGQNCLLIEDVITSGDSLLNTVIDLEKEGLVIENILSILDREQGGIENIKKRGFHIKTLFRIGEVLNLLEKKNLLKKKEIHITQFFFKKKNIKFLQKERISYEEKKEKISNPIGKKLLDITLKKKTNLIVSADLIYSDKILELVNLIGDLICVLKLHVDIISDFSFSFIKSLKKISIEKKFLLFEDRKLCDVGPTNYLQLHHGIHKIFSWADLLTVHVLAGSDSIKNLYTSNNMGLITVSEMSSFGRLSDDSYIRKALNISLNNPKVIGTVAQRKVDNRLLLFTPGVHFSQSKNHCSNGNIYIHPNQAFKKNKSDFIIVGKAIYQSKNPKKIAEKYREVGWKAYKNSLEKKFF, from the coding sequence ATGGAAAATAAAGAACAATTTTTTTTTCAGATTTATCATCTTGGAATTATCAAGTTTGGTCATTTTACACTAAAGAGTGGAATAAAATCTCCAATATATATAGATTTTCGTCCAATAGCTTCTAGACCTGATTTATTAATTAAACTTTCTGATTTACTTCTTCGTGAAATACCTTCTCATACGTTCGAACTTATTTGTGGGGTCCCTTATGCTGCTTTACCTATTGCTACCGCATTATCTTTAAGGTCAAATATTCCTTTAATTATTAAAAGAAAAGAAAATAAAGGATATGGAACAAAACGAATGATAGAAGGAATTTATCAAAAAGGACAAAATTGTCTTCTTATAGAAGATGTCATAACAAGTGGAGATAGTTTATTAAATACCGTAATAGATCTTGAAAAAGAAGGTTTGGTTATTGAAAATATTTTATCTATTCTAGATCGAGAACAAGGTGGAATAGAAAACATCAAAAAAAGAGGTTTTCATATAAAAACTCTATTTCGTATAGGAGAAGTTTTAAATTTGTTAGAAAAAAAAAATCTTTTAAAAAAAAAAGAAATACATATTACTCAATTTTTCTTCAAAAAAAAAAATATAAAATTTCTTCAAAAGGAACGAATTTCTTATGAAGAAAAAAAAGAAAAAATATCTAATCCTATAGGAAAAAAACTTTTGGATATAACTTTAAAAAAAAAAACAAACTTAATAGTTTCAGCAGATTTAATTTACTCAGATAAAATTTTAGAATTGGTGAATTTAATAGGAGATTTAATTTGTGTATTAAAATTACATGTAGATATTATTAGTGATTTTTCTTTTTCATTCATTAAATCTCTTAAAAAAATTTCTATAGAAAAAAAGTTTTTATTGTTTGAAGATAGAAAATTATGTGATGTTGGACCTACTAATTATCTACAATTACATCATGGAATACATAAAATTTTTTCTTGGGCAGATTTATTAACAGTTCATGTACTTGCAGGAAGCGATAGTATAAAAAATTTATACACTTCTAATAATATGGGATTGATTACTGTTTCCGAAATGTCTTCTTTTGGAAGATTGTCTGATGATAGCTATATTAGAAAAGCTTTAAATATTTCTTTAAATAATCCAAAAGTTATTGGAACTGTAGCACAAAGAAAAGTAGATAACAGATTATTGTTGTTTACACCTGGAGTTCACTTTTCTCAATCAAAAAATCATTGTAGTAATGGAAATATATATATCCATCCTAATCAAGCTTTTAAAAAAAATAAAAGTGATTTTATTATTGTAGGAAAAGCAATTTATCAATCAAAAAATCCAAAGAAAATTGCAGAAAAATATAGAGAAGTAGGATGGAAGGCTTATAAAAATTCACTAGAGAAAAAGTTTTTTTAA
- the rpmF gene encoding 50S ribosomal protein L32, translating to MAHPKRRQSKSRKNKRRTHLKIKAPLLVKCSLTNKKHLYHHAHWHEGRLYYRGKIVLEKNNP from the coding sequence ATGGCACATCCTAAAAGAAGACAATCTAAATCAAGAAAAAATAAAAGAAGAACTCATTTGAAAATAAAGGCCCCCTTATTAGTTAAATGCTCTTTAACAAATAAAAAACATTTATATCATCATGCTCACTGGCACGAAGGAAGACTTTATTATAGAGGTAAAATAGTATTGGAGAAAAATAACCCATAA
- the prfA gene encoding peptide chain release factor 1: protein MKKTSLKEKFEVFEKEFYKISKYIIQPNKYEKIEYKRLLKKYKELENIIDIYDKYKEKLSSLHEADFFLKKDYDPEMRKIAFLEKKKILEDLSSIEKRSYHLFNSLSLIEKEITIKDDHDNRNAIVELRSGTGGNEACLFVEDILRMYTMYFKQIGWKYKIIHAQKGGIKGYKEIILDVKGDKEVYGNLKFESGVHRVQRVPKTESQGRIHTSAITVAVLPEIKDVEMKISLSDIKKDTFRASGSGGQHVNKTESAVRLTHIPSKITVECQEERSQHKNFEKAMNILRSRIYQKEIEKKLQKRSTQRKILVSTGDRSVKIRTYNYPKGRITDHRIHKSIYNLEGFMNGNIQEMINSLKKLMSKN, encoded by the coding sequence ATGAAAAAAACTTCATTAAAGGAAAAATTTGAAGTCTTTGAAAAAGAGTTTTATAAAATTTCAAAATATATTATACAGCCTAATAAATATGAAAAAATAGAATATAAAAGATTATTAAAGAAATACAAAGAATTGGAAAATATAATAGATATATATGATAAATATAAAGAAAAACTTTCTTCATTACATGAAGCTGATTTTTTTTTGAAAAAAGATTATGATCCTGAAATGAGAAAAATAGCATTTTTGGAAAAAAAAAAAATTTTGGAAGATTTATCTTCTATTGAAAAGAGATCATATCATCTATTCAACTCGCTTTCTTTGATAGAAAAAGAAATTACAATAAAAGATGATCATGATAATAGAAATGCTATAGTTGAATTAAGATCTGGAACAGGTGGAAATGAAGCTTGTCTTTTTGTAGAAGATATATTACGTATGTATACTATGTATTTTAAACAAATAGGTTGGAAATATAAAATTATACATGCTCAAAAAGGAGGAATTAAAGGTTATAAAGAAATAATTTTGGATGTGAAAGGGGATAAAGAGGTTTATGGAAATTTAAAATTTGAATCTGGAGTCCACAGAGTACAAAGAGTTCCAAAAACAGAATCTCAAGGAAGAATACATACTTCAGCTATAACAGTTGCTGTTCTTCCTGAAATAAAAGATGTAGAAATGAAAATTTCTTTGTCCGATATAAAAAAAGATACTTTCAGAGCTAGTGGTTCTGGAGGACAACATGTCAATAAAACGGAATCAGCTGTAAGATTAACTCATATTCCAAGTAAAATTACAGTAGAATGTCAAGAAGAACGTTCTCAACATAAAAATTTTGAAAAAGCAATGAATATTTTAAGATCTAGAATTTATCAAAAAGAAATAGAAAAAAAACTCCAAAAAAGATCTACACAAAGAAAAATTTTAGTCTCTACAGGTGATCGTTCAGTGAAAATACGTACTTATAATTATCCTAAAGGGAGAATAACGGATCACAGAATTCATAAATCTATTTATAATTTGGAAGGGTTCATGAATGGAAATATTCAAGAAATGATTAACTCATTAAAAAAATTAATGAGTAAAAATTAA
- the accC gene encoding acetyl-CoA carboxylase biotin carboxylase subunit, with amino-acid sequence MFKKILIANRGEIALRIIRTAKEMGIKTVAVYSTADQYSLHVYFADEAVCIGPPHPSKSYLNIPNIISAAEITNADAIHPGYGFLSENAYFSSMCKKHNIKFIGPLPSHIIQMGNKLLAKKTMKKAGIICLPGYNCFFGSSYKEIEKVADKIGYPLMIKSVFGGGGIGIRSVLCKEKLKKSWEEAKKEALSFFGKKELYMEKLILNPRHIEIQIIRDKYGKTCHLSERDCSIQRRNQKLIEEAPSPFLNTSLRKKMGKEAIKAAEFIHYEGVGTIEFLVDKNRNFYFMEMNPRIQVEHTITEEITGLDLIREQIFLAYGEKLSGKNYYPKMCSIECRINAEEPYKNFRPTPGKITQMHLPGGIGVRVDTHIYAGYHITHYYDSMIAKIITTAKTRKETIEKMRRSLDEFVIEGIRTTIPFHKHIMENNDFLKGNYNTNFLDTLYINTNFDKI; translated from the coding sequence ATGTTCAAAAAAATATTAATAGCTAATCGTGGTGAAATAGCTTTACGAATTATACGTACAGCTAAAGAAATGGGAATAAAAACAGTAGCTGTTTATTCTACGGCAGATCAATATAGTCTTCATGTTTATTTTGCTGATGAAGCAGTATGCATTGGTCCTCCTCATCCATCTAAATCATATTTGAATATTCCAAATATAATATCCGCAGCAGAAATAACAAATGCAGACGCTATTCATCCTGGATATGGTTTTTTATCTGAAAATGCATATTTCTCATCTATGTGTAAAAAACATAATATAAAATTTATAGGACCTCTACCTAGTCATATTATTCAAATGGGAAATAAACTTTTAGCTAAAAAAACAATGAAAAAAGCAGGAATTATTTGTCTACCTGGATATAATTGTTTTTTTGGATCATCATATAAAGAAATAGAAAAAGTAGCCGATAAAATAGGATATCCTCTTATGATTAAATCTGTTTTTGGTGGAGGAGGAATAGGAATACGATCTGTTTTGTGCAAAGAAAAATTAAAGAAATCTTGGGAAGAAGCAAAAAAAGAAGCGTTATCCTTTTTCGGAAAAAAGGAACTTTATATGGAAAAATTAATTTTAAATCCAAGACATATTGAAATACAAATAATTAGAGATAAATATGGAAAAACTTGTCATCTCTCAGAAAGAGATTGTTCTATTCAACGAAGAAATCAAAAATTAATAGAGGAAGCCCCTTCTCCTTTTTTAAATACATCTTTAAGAAAAAAAATGGGAAAAGAGGCTATCAAAGCTGCTGAATTTATTCATTATGAAGGAGTAGGTACTATAGAATTTTTAGTTGATAAAAATAGAAATTTTTATTTTATGGAGATGAATCCAAGAATTCAAGTAGAACATACTATTACTGAAGAGATTACTGGATTAGATCTTATACGAGAACAAATTTTTTTAGCTTATGGTGAAAAGCTTTCTGGTAAAAATTATTATCCTAAAATGTGTTCAATAGAGTGTAGAATTAATGCAGAAGAACCTTATAAAAATTTTCGTCCAACACCTGGTAAAATAACTCAAATGCATTTACCTGGAGGAATAGGTGTACGTGTTGATACTCATATTTATGCAGGTTATCATATTACACATTATTATGATTCTATGATTGCAAAAATTATTACAACAGCAAAAACTAGAAAAGAAACTATTGAAAAAATGCGTCGTTCATTAGATGAATTTGTAATAGAAGGAATTCGAACCACTATTCCATTTCATAAACATATTATGGAGAATAATGATTTTTTGAAAGGAAATTATAATACAAATTTTTTGGATACACTGTATATAAATACCAATTTTGATAAAATATAA